One genomic region from Jiangella sp. DSM 45060 encodes:
- a CDS encoding Na+/H+ antiporter subunit A: MLALIAAHFVAAALAPALVSWLRRRALLVLAAVPAAGFVWAVAMTGKVRHGGAVEQQVQWVQTLGLELSFRLTTLTWVMTLLVTGVGALVLAYCAAYFRRDDAGLPRFAGLLTAFAAAMLGLVVADDLLVLYVFWELTTVLSYLLIGHNPERKANRRAAMQALMVTTFGGLAMLVGVIVIGQAAGTYRISEVLANPPGGDAVTVAVVLVLIGAVSKSALIPFHFWLPGAMAAPTPVSAYLHAAAMVKAGVYLVALFAPAFAGLMPWRPLLLTLGVLTMLLGGLRALRQTDLKLLLAYGTVSQLGFLIVLVGAGTRSAAMGGVAMLVAHALFKATLFLVVGLVDRATGTRDLRELSGLGRRLPLLMVTSVLAAASMAAIPPLAGFVAKETAYAAALDIAETGDGTGIGTFAGWALVAGLAVGSALTAAYSIRFVWGAFAVKPGVAPIAASDCRFPAIGFSAAPVILAFGGLGLGFLGPAETELLEPYAALFPEGAHEPELALWHGVNKALVLSIASVLVGIALFRWRERVDRVEAALAPRADAETSYRTIMRGVDRLAVEVTGATQRGSLPSYLAVIFLVVVAVPGGVLVARQLWADGPGVRAWDSVGQAVVGAIMIAAAVLAARSRRRLKAVVLAGGTGYGMAMLFILHGAPDLALTQVLVETVTLVIFVLVLRRLPPYFSDRPLTKSRWWRIGLGVAVGVVMAGLALAASGARTADPVSDGFAEPAVSYGGGYNIVNVTLVDIRAWDTMGEISVLVVAATGVASLIFLITGRTGRWRPDDAIASAPTPTTPQDRRPHRNLWLRAGRTVAPEGRSILFEVVTRLAFHVVIVFSIYLLFVGHNSPGGGFAGGLVAGLALMVRYLAGGRHELDEAAPVDAGLVLGIGLFIATGSGLVPLAFGGDVLQSAIVDFSLPLIGEVHFVTSLFFDIGVYLVVVGLMLDVLRSLGGGIDEQAGDDAEPGESIESAEGVR, from the coding sequence ATGCTGGCCCTGATCGCCGCGCATTTCGTCGCCGCGGCGCTGGCGCCTGCCCTGGTGTCCTGGCTGCGCCGCCGGGCGTTGCTGGTGCTCGCCGCCGTACCCGCCGCCGGTTTCGTCTGGGCCGTCGCGATGACGGGGAAGGTCCGCCACGGCGGGGCCGTCGAGCAGCAGGTGCAGTGGGTGCAGACGCTGGGACTGGAGCTGTCGTTCCGCCTCACCACCCTCACCTGGGTGATGACGCTGCTGGTCACCGGCGTGGGCGCGCTGGTGCTGGCCTACTGCGCCGCCTACTTCCGCCGCGACGACGCCGGCCTGCCGCGGTTCGCGGGGCTGCTGACGGCGTTCGCGGCGGCCATGCTCGGCCTGGTGGTGGCCGACGACCTGCTGGTGCTGTACGTGTTCTGGGAGCTGACGACGGTCCTGTCGTACCTGCTCATCGGGCACAACCCGGAGCGCAAGGCGAACCGGCGCGCGGCCATGCAGGCGCTCATGGTGACGACGTTCGGCGGGCTGGCGATGCTGGTCGGCGTCATCGTCATCGGGCAGGCGGCCGGGACGTACCGCATCTCGGAGGTGCTGGCGAACCCGCCCGGCGGTGACGCCGTCACCGTCGCGGTCGTGCTGGTGCTGATCGGGGCGGTGTCGAAGTCGGCGCTGATCCCGTTCCACTTCTGGCTGCCCGGCGCCATGGCCGCGCCCACCCCCGTCAGCGCGTACCTGCACGCTGCCGCGATGGTGAAGGCCGGCGTGTACCTGGTCGCGCTGTTCGCGCCGGCGTTCGCCGGGCTGATGCCGTGGCGGCCGCTGCTGCTGACCCTCGGCGTGCTGACGATGCTGCTGGGCGGGTTGCGGGCGCTGCGGCAGACCGACCTCAAGCTGCTGCTGGCGTACGGGACGGTGAGCCAGCTCGGCTTCCTGATCGTGCTGGTCGGCGCCGGCACCCGGTCCGCGGCCATGGGCGGCGTCGCGATGCTGGTGGCGCACGCGCTGTTCAAGGCGACGCTGTTCCTGGTGGTCGGCCTGGTCGACCGCGCCACCGGCACCCGCGACCTGCGCGAGCTGTCCGGGCTGGGCCGCCGGCTGCCGCTGCTCATGGTGACGTCGGTGCTGGCGGCCGCGTCGATGGCGGCCATCCCGCCGCTGGCCGGGTTCGTCGCGAAGGAGACCGCGTACGCCGCCGCCCTCGACATCGCCGAGACCGGCGACGGCACCGGCATCGGGACGTTCGCCGGCTGGGCGCTGGTCGCCGGGCTGGCCGTCGGCTCGGCGCTGACCGCGGCCTACAGCATCCGGTTCGTCTGGGGCGCGTTCGCCGTGAAGCCGGGCGTCGCGCCGATCGCGGCGTCCGACTGCCGGTTCCCGGCCATCGGGTTCTCCGCCGCGCCGGTCATCCTCGCCTTCGGCGGGCTGGGGCTGGGCTTCCTCGGCCCGGCCGAGACCGAGCTGCTGGAGCCGTACGCCGCGCTGTTCCCGGAGGGCGCGCACGAGCCGGAGCTGGCGCTGTGGCACGGCGTCAACAAGGCGTTGGTGCTGTCGATCGCGTCGGTGCTGGTGGGCATCGCGCTGTTCCGCTGGCGCGAGCGCGTCGACCGGGTCGAGGCCGCGCTGGCGCCGCGCGCCGACGCCGAGACGTCGTACCGGACCATCATGCGCGGCGTCGACCGCCTCGCCGTCGAGGTCACCGGTGCCACGCAGCGCGGCTCGCTGCCCAGCTACCTCGCCGTCATCTTCCTGGTGGTGGTCGCGGTGCCGGGCGGTGTGCTGGTGGCGCGGCAGCTGTGGGCGGACGGGCCGGGGGTGCGGGCCTGGGACAGCGTCGGGCAGGCGGTCGTCGGCGCGATCATGATCGCCGCGGCGGTGCTGGCGGCGCGGTCGCGGCGCCGGCTGAAGGCGGTCGTGCTGGCCGGCGGCACCGGCTACGGCATGGCGATGCTGTTCATCCTGCACGGCGCGCCCGACCTCGCGCTCACCCAGGTACTGGTCGAGACCGTCACGCTGGTGATCTTCGTGCTGGTGCTGCGCCGGCTGCCGCCGTACTTCTCCGACCGGCCGCTGACGAAGTCGCGCTGGTGGCGGATCGGGCTGGGGGTCGCCGTCGGCGTCGTGATGGCCGGGCTGGCGCTGGCCGCGTCCGGCGCCCGCACGGCCGATCCGGTGTCCGACGGGTTCGCGGAGCCGGCCGTCAGCTACGGCGGGGGCTACAACATCGTCAACGTCACCCTGGTCGACATCCGGGCGTGGGACACGATGGGCGAGATCTCCGTCCTCGTCGTCGCCGCGACCGGCGTGGCCAGCCTGATCTTCCTCATCACCGGCCGCACCGGGCGGTGGCGGCCAGACGACGCGATCGCCAGCGCGCCCACCCCGACGACGCCGCAGGATCGCCGTCCGCACCGCAACCTGTGGCTGCGGGCCGGGCGCACCGTCGCGCCCGAGGGCCGCTCGATCCTGTTCGAGGTGGTCACCCGGCTGGCCTTCCACGTCGTCATCGTGTTCTCCATCTACCTGCTGTTCGTCGGGCACAACTCGCCCGGCGGCGGGTTCGCCGGAGGCCTGGTGGCCGGGCTGGCGCTGATGGTGCGCTACCTCGCCGGCGGCCGGCACGAGCTGGACGAGGCCGCGCCGGTCGACGCCGGCCTGGTGCTGGGCATCGGGCTGTTCATCGCCACCGGCAGCGGGCTGGTGCCGCTGGCCTTCGGCGGCGACGTGCTGCAGAGCGCCATCGTCGACTTCTCGCTGCCGCTGATCGGCGAGGTGCACTTCGTGACGTCGCTGTTCTTCGACATCGGCGTCTACCTCGTCGTCGTCGGGCTGATGCTCGACGTGCTGCGCAGTCTCGGCGGCGGCATCGACGAGCAGGCCGGCGACGACGCCGAGCCCGGTGAGTCCATCGAGTCCGCGGAGGGGGTGCGATGA
- a CDS encoding Na(+)/H(+) antiporter subunit C — MSTNLVLVAVVGVLFAAGVYLLLERSLTRVLVGVILIGNGVNTLFLVASGPAGRAPIVGLNDVDGMSDPLPQALVLTAIVITLGVTAFLLAMAYRAWQLNGNDEVQDDVEDASIRRRAERDEVSSSYDDSAGGTMDEEGADDPSAEDEPAAVGPEGERR; from the coding sequence ATGAGCACCAACCTGGTCCTGGTCGCCGTGGTCGGCGTGTTGTTCGCCGCCGGCGTGTATCTACTGCTCGAGCGCAGCCTGACCCGCGTGCTGGTCGGCGTCATCCTCATCGGCAACGGCGTCAACACGCTGTTCCTGGTGGCGTCCGGGCCGGCCGGGCGGGCGCCGATCGTCGGGCTCAACGACGTCGACGGCATGAGCGACCCGCTGCCTCAGGCGCTGGTGCTCACCGCCATCGTCATCACCCTCGGCGTGACGGCGTTCCTGCTGGCCATGGCCTACCGGGCGTGGCAGCTCAACGGCAACGACGAGGTCCAGGACGACGTCGAGGACGCCTCGATCCGCCGCCGTGCCGAGCGCGACGAGGTGTCGTCCAGCTACGACGACAGCGCCGGCGGCACGATGGACGAGGAAGGTGCCGACGATCCGTCCGCCGAGGACGAGCCGGCCGCCGTCGGGCCCGAGGGGGAGCGCCGGTGA
- a CDS encoding Na+/H+ antiporter subunit D, whose protein sequence is MNASALVPLPVVLPLFGAGLALALGRSARAQRVVSVVVLVLMAGIASVLLARADADGPQVMHVGGWPAPIGISLVADRLSALMLLVSVVVALCVMLYSLSQGLVEYGPDTPLSIYHPTFLILVAGVSNAFLSGDLFNLYVGFEILLAASYVLLTLGGTADRIRAGSTYVVVSLASSIVFLTAIALVYAATGTVNLAQLAGRLDELPSGVALMLQLMLLTAFAIKAAVFPLSAWLPDSYPTAPAPVTAVFAGLLTKVGVYAIIRTQTLLFPDSPLSDPLLWAALLTMVIGILGAVAQDDLKRMLSFTLVSHIGYMVFGVALASDDGLSGAIYYVVHHIVIQTNLFLVAGMIERRGGSTSLERLGGLARLSPVLALLFFVPAMNLAGIPPFSGFLGKLGLMQAGVDNGSWLAYVLVAGSVVTSLLTLYAMAKAWNRAFWQPSLEDEVVSAGPTTDLHRKPVRTDPPPVSGKVAAVAVRAGMAGPAAVLLAVGVAMTVFAGPLFGLTDRAAADLRERTPYIEAVLPGGAP, encoded by the coding sequence GTGAACGCGTCCGCACTCGTCCCGCTGCCCGTCGTGCTCCCGCTGTTCGGTGCAGGGCTGGCGCTCGCGCTCGGCCGGTCGGCCCGCGCGCAGCGCGTGGTGAGCGTCGTCGTGCTGGTGCTCATGGCCGGCATCGCATCGGTGCTGCTGGCCCGCGCCGACGCCGACGGCCCGCAGGTCATGCACGTCGGCGGCTGGCCCGCCCCGATCGGCATCTCGCTGGTCGCCGACCGGCTGTCCGCGCTGATGCTGCTGGTGTCGGTGGTCGTGGCGCTGTGCGTCATGTTGTACTCGCTGAGCCAGGGCCTGGTGGAGTACGGACCGGACACACCGCTGTCGATCTACCATCCGACCTTCCTGATCCTGGTCGCGGGCGTGTCCAACGCGTTCCTGTCCGGCGACCTGTTCAACCTGTACGTCGGCTTCGAGATCCTGCTGGCCGCGTCGTACGTGCTGCTCACGCTGGGCGGCACCGCCGACCGGATCCGGGCCGGCAGCACCTACGTCGTGGTGTCGCTGGCGTCGTCGATCGTGTTCCTGACGGCGATCGCGCTGGTCTACGCCGCCACCGGCACCGTCAACCTGGCCCAGCTGGCCGGGCGGCTGGACGAGTTGCCGTCCGGGGTGGCGCTGATGCTGCAGCTGATGCTGCTGACAGCGTTCGCGATCAAGGCGGCGGTGTTCCCGCTGTCGGCGTGGCTGCCGGACAGTTACCCGACCGCGCCGGCCCCGGTCACCGCGGTGTTCGCCGGGTTGCTGACGAAGGTGGGCGTCTACGCGATCATTCGGACGCAGACGCTGCTGTTCCCGGACAGCCCGCTGTCGGACCCGCTGCTGTGGGCCGCGCTGCTGACCATGGTCATCGGCATCCTCGGCGCCGTCGCGCAGGACGACCTCAAGCGAATGCTGTCGTTCACGCTGGTCAGCCACATCGGCTACATGGTCTTCGGGGTGGCCCTGGCCAGCGACGACGGCCTGTCGGGCGCCATCTACTACGTCGTGCACCACATCGTCATCCAGACCAACCTGTTCCTCGTCGCCGGGATGATCGAGCGGCGCGGCGGCAGCACGTCGCTGGAACGGCTCGGCGGGCTGGCGCGGCTGTCGCCGGTGCTGGCGCTGCTGTTCTTCGTGCCGGCGATGAACCTGGCCGGAATCCCGCCGTTCTCCGGGTTCCTCGGCAAGCTCGGGCTCATGCAGGCCGGTGTCGACAACGGCAGCTGGCTGGCGTACGTGCTGGTCGCCGGCAGCGTCGTCACCAGCCTGCTGACGCTGTACGCCATGGCGAAGGCGTGGAACCGGGCGTTCTGGCAGCCGTCGCTGGAGGACGAGGTGGTCTCGGCCGGCCCGACGACCGACCTGCACCGCAAGCCCGTGCGCACCGACCCGCCGCCGGTCTCCGGGAAGGTCGCGGCGGTCGCCGTGCGGGCCGGGATGGCCGGGCCTGCCGCCGTGCTGCTGGCCGTCGGCGTCGCGATGACGGTGTTCGCCGGGCCGCTGTTCGGGCTCACCGACCGCGCCGCCGCCGACCTGCGTGAGCGCACCCCGTACATCGAGGCCGTCCTGCCGGGAGGTGCGCCGTGA
- a CDS encoding Na+/H+ antiporter subunit E, protein MSNDVSDDLPGDVPSRRTGVQWPMLIGLTIVWVLLWGGLTVTNVLSGLVVAVVVTLVFPLPPIVFGGKLRPRGLAVLIGWFVVELFVASVEVAVQALRPGKQPPNAVIEADLRSHSDLYLTLTAELLSLVPGSLVVEARRSTSTLFLHVLGVRDAEDVEKARRRALRQEERVMLALASDEELAAYRAEVEASR, encoded by the coding sequence GTGAGCAACGACGTGTCCGACGACCTGCCCGGCGACGTCCCCTCGCGGCGCACCGGCGTGCAGTGGCCGATGCTGATCGGGCTGACCATCGTCTGGGTGCTGCTCTGGGGCGGCCTGACGGTGACGAACGTGCTGTCAGGGCTGGTCGTCGCCGTCGTCGTCACCCTGGTGTTCCCGCTGCCGCCGATCGTGTTCGGCGGGAAGCTGCGGCCACGCGGCCTGGCCGTGCTGATCGGCTGGTTCGTCGTCGAGCTGTTCGTGGCCAGCGTCGAGGTGGCGGTGCAGGCGCTGCGTCCCGGGAAGCAGCCGCCGAACGCCGTCATCGAGGCCGACCTGCGCAGCCACTCCGACCTCTACCTGACGCTCACCGCCGAGCTGCTCTCGCTCGTCCCCGGCAGCCTGGTGGTCGAGGCGCGCCGGTCGACGTCGACGCTGTTCCTGCACGTTCTCGGCGTGCGCGACGCCGAGGACGTCGAGAAGGCGCGGCGGCGGGCGCTGCGGCAGGAGGAGCGGGTCATGCTGGCGCTGGCGTCCGACGAGGAACTGGCCGCGTACCGGGCCGAAGTGGAGGCGAGCCGATGA
- a CDS encoding monovalent cation/H+ antiporter complex subunit F, giving the protein MTVVIWVCAAMLSVAAFLVLTRMAVGPTMLNRVVAMDVLIAIVVAGLGLEAALNQHATTLPILVVLSLVGFVGSVSVARFAAHDDKGEGS; this is encoded by the coding sequence ATGACCGTCGTGATCTGGGTGTGCGCCGCCATGCTGAGCGTCGCCGCCTTCCTCGTGCTGACGCGCATGGCCGTCGGCCCGACCATGCTCAACCGGGTGGTCGCGATGGACGTGCTGATCGCGATCGTCGTGGCCGGGCTCGGCCTGGAGGCGGCGCTGAACCAGCACGCCACCACGCTGCCGATCCTGGTGGTGCTGTCGCTGGTCGGCTTCGTCGGCTCGGTCAGCGTCGCCCGCTTCGCCGCCCACGACGACAAGGGGGAGGGCTCGTGA
- the mnhG gene encoding monovalent cation/H(+) antiporter subunit G, with protein MTWFDVASAVCLLAGCGLSLVAAIGLIRFPDLLSRMHAGTKPQVLGLLLILVGVGLRLRDWSEVGMLLAVALFQLMTAPVAAHMVGRAAYRRGAVRRDTLLVDELTPALEAEDRD; from the coding sequence GTGACCTGGTTCGACGTCGCCTCCGCGGTCTGCCTGCTGGCGGGGTGCGGGCTGTCGCTGGTCGCCGCGATCGGACTCATCCGGTTCCCCGACCTGCTCAGCCGCATGCACGCCGGCACGAAGCCGCAGGTGCTCGGCCTGCTGCTGATCCTCGTCGGGGTCGGGCTGCGGCTGCGCGACTGGAGCGAGGTCGGCATGCTGCTGGCCGTCGCGCTGTTCCAGCTGATGACCGCCCCGGTGGCGGCGCACATGGTCGGCCGGGCCGCCTACCGCCGCGGCGCGGTTCGGCGCGACACCCTGCTCGTGGACGAGTTGACGCCGGCATTGGAGGCGGAGGACCGGGACTGA
- a CDS encoding GNAT family N-acetyltransferase, with amino-acid sequence MPHTFRAPATADEAALLRLNNDHALELSELTADEFRELLKVAWRVRVTDDLSAMVIAFDQDTVRSSQNFDWFKARHPRFAYIDRVVVSPATRGQGLARALYEDVIAAARAEGQSLLCAEVNLDPPNPASDALHTSMGFTPVGSAALIGRGKSVRYYSRPL; translated from the coding sequence GTGCCGCACACCTTCCGCGCCCCTGCCACCGCCGACGAGGCCGCCCTGCTGCGGCTGAACAACGATCACGCGCTCGAGCTGTCCGAGCTGACCGCCGACGAGTTCCGCGAGCTGCTGAAGGTGGCCTGGCGGGTCCGCGTCACCGACGACCTCAGCGCCATGGTCATCGCGTTCGACCAGGACACCGTCCGGTCCAGCCAGAACTTCGACTGGTTCAAGGCCCGCCACCCACGCTTCGCCTACATCGACCGCGTCGTGGTGTCGCCGGCCACCCGCGGCCAGGGGCTGGCCCGAGCGCTCTACGAGGACGTCATCGCGGCGGCCCGCGCCGAGGGGCAGTCGCTGCTGTGCGCCGAGGTCAACCTCGACCCGCCGAACCCGGCCTCCGACGCGCTGCACACCTCCATGGGGTTCACCCCGGTCGGCTCGGCCGCGCTGATCGGCCGCGGCAAGTCGGTGCGCTACTACTCGCGCCCGCTCTGA
- a CDS encoding response regulator transcription factor, with the protein MISLLIVDDHPVVRDGLRGMFSADPRFEVVGEAAHGAEAVAVGEKLRPDVILMDLRMPGTDGVTAIEELARRGVEAKVLVLTTYDTDSDVLPAIEAGATGYLLKDAPREELFRAVEAAARGQAVLSPAVASRLMGRLRRPAAEPLSQRELEVLELIAGGATNREAAKQLFISEATVKTHLLHVYAKLGVNDRAAAVATAFSRGYLTPRP; encoded by the coding sequence GTGATCTCGCTGCTCATCGTCGACGACCACCCCGTCGTGCGCGACGGCCTGCGCGGCATGTTCAGCGCCGATCCGCGGTTCGAGGTGGTCGGCGAGGCCGCCCACGGCGCCGAGGCGGTCGCCGTCGGCGAGAAGCTGCGGCCGGACGTCATCCTCATGGACCTGCGCATGCCCGGCACCGACGGCGTCACCGCGATCGAGGAGCTGGCCCGGCGCGGCGTCGAGGCGAAGGTCCTCGTCCTCACCACGTACGACACCGACAGCGATGTGCTGCCGGCCATCGAGGCCGGCGCCACCGGCTACCTGCTCAAGGACGCGCCGCGCGAGGAGCTGTTCCGCGCGGTCGAGGCGGCGGCGCGCGGCCAGGCCGTCCTCTCCCCCGCCGTGGCGTCCCGGCTGATGGGGCGGCTGCGCCGGCCGGCGGCGGAACCGCTGTCGCAGCGGGAGCTGGAGGTGCTGGAGCTCATCGCCGGCGGCGCGACGAACCGCGAGGCGGCGAAGCAGCTGTTCATCAGCGAGGCGACGGTCAAGACGCACCTCCTGCACGTCTACGCCAAACTCGGCGTCAACGACCGCGCGGCCGCCGTGGCGACGGCGTTCTCGCGCGGTTACCTGACGCCCCGCCCCTGA
- a CDS encoding sensor histidine kinase, with protein sequence MSSQAERWERRETAFFEAAPYLLLAVSTVMSLLPVWDLDVRVPAVLGLTLATAAWIAWFVTLHPGWRRRRPLMALYYTGLTALAAGLVLLAPWYGIFAFTGYVHAAVCLTGRWRYAGVAATSAITAVTYVGGIEAIRPDGWGQWAVVAVVAIVLSSIFFHLADASDRNGDELRRANAELEAALAENAGLHAQLLVQAREAGVHDERQRMAREIHDTLAQGLAGIVTQLQAAEQTLADPATARRHVTTAMELARESLTEARRTVHAVQPELLAGARLPDAIGDVVRRWSEVNGIDAVLTTTGDARPMHAEVEVTLLRAAQEALANVAKHARAGRVGLTLSYMEDLVTLDVRDDGVGFEPGAARTGDAAGGGFGLAGMRQRVQRLAGRLDVESEPGGGTAVSASVPAIPAGAAR encoded by the coding sequence TTGAGCAGCCAGGCCGAGCGCTGGGAACGCCGCGAGACCGCGTTCTTCGAGGCCGCGCCGTACCTTCTGCTGGCCGTCAGCACCGTCATGTCGCTGCTGCCGGTCTGGGACCTCGACGTGCGAGTCCCGGCGGTGCTCGGCCTGACGCTCGCGACGGCGGCCTGGATCGCCTGGTTCGTCACCCTGCACCCCGGCTGGCGGCGGCGCCGGCCGCTGATGGCGCTCTACTACACGGGCCTGACGGCGCTGGCGGCCGGCCTGGTGCTGCTCGCCCCCTGGTACGGCATCTTCGCGTTCACCGGCTACGTGCACGCGGCGGTGTGCCTGACCGGCCGCTGGCGCTACGCCGGGGTGGCCGCGACGTCGGCGATCACGGCCGTGACGTACGTCGGCGGCATCGAGGCGATCCGGCCGGACGGGTGGGGGCAGTGGGCCGTGGTCGCGGTCGTCGCGATCGTGCTGTCGTCGATCTTCTTCCACCTCGCCGACGCCTCCGACCGGAACGGCGACGAGCTGAGGCGCGCCAACGCCGAGCTGGAGGCGGCGCTGGCCGAGAACGCCGGCCTGCACGCGCAGCTGCTGGTGCAGGCGCGCGAGGCCGGGGTGCACGACGAGCGGCAGCGCATGGCCCGCGAGATCCACGACACGCTGGCGCAGGGGCTGGCCGGCATCGTCACGCAGCTGCAGGCCGCCGAGCAGACGCTGGCCGACCCGGCGACCGCGCGGCGGCACGTCACGACCGCGATGGAGCTGGCCCGCGAGAGCCTCACCGAGGCCCGCCGCACGGTGCACGCGGTGCAGCCCGAGCTGCTGGCCGGCGCCCGGCTGCCCGACGCCATCGGCGACGTCGTGCGGCGCTGGTCGGAGGTGAACGGCATCGACGCGGTGCTGACCACCACGGGCGACGCCCGGCCGATGCACGCCGAGGTCGAGGTGACGCTGCTGCGGGCGGCGCAGGAGGCGCTGGCCAACGTCGCGAAGCACGCGCGGGCCGGCCGCGTCGGGCTGACCCTGTCGTACATGGAGGACCTCGTGACCCTGGACGTGCGCGACGACGGCGTCGGCTTCGAGCCCGGCGCGGCCCGCACCGGCGACGCCGCGGGCGGCGGGTTCGGGCTGGCCGGCATGCGGCAGCGGGTGCAGCGCCTGGCCGGCCGGCTCGACGTCGAGTCCGAGCCGGGCGGCGGCACCGCCGTCTCCGCGTCCGTCCCGGCGATCCCGGCCGGTGCCGCCCGGTGA
- a CDS encoding ABC transporter permease, translating into MSTLTRLTTTETRLFFREPMSVFFALAFPPILFVILGLVPAFREHQADLGGLRVIDLYAPILVATGITMFALTGLPQQFATYREKGILRRMRTTPVTPRTMLAAQLLMSTALSVATMLLVLAVARLGFDVRLPEAPLAYVVAFVLCALAMFAVGLLVASLAPNGKSAGSIGTVLMFPLLFFAGLWIPRDSMNDVLRGISDATPLGAGVQSLQDAAAGHWPQPLHVAVLLAWTVVAGALAARYFRWE; encoded by the coding sequence ATGTCCACCCTGACCAGGCTCACCACCACCGAGACCAGACTGTTCTTCCGCGAGCCGATGAGCGTGTTCTTCGCGCTCGCGTTCCCACCGATCCTGTTCGTCATCCTCGGCCTCGTCCCGGCGTTCCGCGAGCACCAGGCGGACCTCGGCGGCCTGCGCGTGATCGACCTGTACGCGCCGATCCTCGTCGCCACCGGCATCACGATGTTCGCGCTGACCGGGCTGCCGCAGCAGTTCGCCACGTACCGCGAGAAGGGCATCCTGCGGCGCATGCGCACGACGCCGGTGACGCCGCGGACGATGCTGGCGGCGCAACTGCTGATGTCGACGGCGCTGTCCGTCGCGACCATGCTGCTCGTGCTCGCCGTGGCCCGGCTGGGCTTCGACGTCCGCCTGCCGGAGGCGCCGCTCGCCTACGTCGTCGCGTTCGTGCTGTGCGCGCTGGCGATGTTCGCCGTCGGCCTCCTGGTGGCGTCGCTGGCGCCGAACGGGAAGAGCGCGGGGTCGATCGGCACCGTGCTGATGTTCCCGCTGCTGTTCTTCGCCGGCCTGTGGATCCCGCGCGACTCCATGAACGACGTGCTGCGCGGCATCAGTGACGCCACGCCGCTGGGCGCCGGCGTGCAATCATTGCAGGACGCCGCCGCGGGCCACTGGCCGCAGCCGCTGCACGTCGCCGTCCTGCTCGCCTGGACGGTGGTCGCGGGTGCGCTGGCCGCGCGGTATTTCCGCTGGGAGTGA
- a CDS encoding ABC transporter ATP-binding protein, translated as MAIIEVEGLVKRYGDHTAVDGVSLAVEEGEIFGILGPNGAGKTTTVECIEGLRTPDAGRISVAGLHPRDPEVRELLGAQLQESEQPDKLTVGEAMQLYSSFYRRPADWRELVHTLKLEDKTHTQFRRLSGGQKQRLSIALALVGNPRVAVLDELTTGLDPQARRDAWGLIEAIRDRGVTILMVTHFMEEAERLCDRIAVIDAGGVVALDTPAGLVARVDDRQRVRFRPSAALDPALLTALPEVDDVRRAGGQLVVTGTGNLLLAVTATLAAQGITAAGLRLEQASLDDAFVALTDRPIDV; from the coding sequence ATGGCGATCATCGAGGTAGAAGGCCTGGTCAAACGGTACGGCGACCACACGGCCGTCGACGGGGTGAGCTTGGCGGTCGAGGAGGGTGAGATCTTCGGCATCCTCGGTCCCAACGGGGCCGGGAAGACGACGACCGTCGAGTGCATCGAGGGGCTGCGCACCCCCGACGCGGGCCGCATCAGCGTGGCCGGGCTGCATCCGCGCGACCCGGAGGTGCGGGAGCTGCTCGGCGCGCAACTGCAGGAGAGCGAGCAGCCCGACAAGCTGACCGTCGGCGAGGCGATGCAGCTGTACAGCTCGTTCTACCGCCGGCCGGCGGACTGGCGCGAGCTCGTCCACACACTGAAGCTCGAGGACAAGACGCACACCCAGTTCCGGCGGCTGTCGGGCGGGCAGAAGCAGCGGTTGTCCATCGCGCTCGCGCTGGTCGGGAACCCGCGGGTGGCGGTGCTGGACGAGCTGACGACGGGCCTGGACCCGCAGGCGCGGCGCGACGCGTGGGGGCTGATCGAGGCGATCCGCGACCGCGGCGTGACGATCCTCATGGTCACGCACTTCATGGAGGAGGCCGAACGCCTCTGCGACCGGATCGCCGTCATCGACGCCGGAGGTGTGGTGGCGTTGGACACGCCGGCCGGGCTGGTGGCGCGGGTCGACGACCGGCAGCGGGTCCGGTTCCGGCCGTCCGCAGCTCTGGACCCCGCCCTGCTGACGGCGCTGCCCGAGGTCGACGACGTCCGGCGGGCCGGCGGGCAGCTCGTCGTCACGGGGACGGGCAACCTGCTGCTCGCCGTGACGGCGACGCTCGCCGCCCAGGGGATCACCGCGGCGGGGCTGCGGCTGGAACAGGCGTCGCTGGACGACGCGTTCGTCGCGCTCACCGACCGCCCGATCGACGTCTGA